One Drosophila ananassae strain 14024-0371.13 chromosome XR, ASM1763931v2, whole genome shotgun sequence genomic window, CAGATCGGAGTAGGAATACAAACAGTATAGAAAGTCCTAGCTAGTCCTAGCTAGAGAATAAGTAAAGTTAAGAGCACGAAATCAAAAGGCGACCGCTGAGATCACTGTACATAAACGCGCACACGCACTTGCTACGTGGAATCCTAGTATCCTTTGCCACCACCATGAACGCCCGCTCGCAAGTCTTCGATCTGACCATGGAGGGTCGCCAGGTGGACGAGGCGGTGGCCACCATCTTCCACACCGTCCTCTTCCATCGCTGCCTGGGCAAGTACATGTACACCGGCGACGCCCAGTACTCCATCGGCACGGTCGGCTACACGGACGTGGACTGCAACTTCATCGACTTCACCTACGTCTGTTGCACCTCCGACAGCCTCACCCACAAGGTCAAGCGGGCCATCAACTCGTTTAGCGAGAAGCTGCGCTCCAACGAGAGCTGCGGCTCCGGCCAGATCAGCCTGGAGTTCTTCCAGAAGAAGAAGACCCGCTGGCCGTTCGCCCAGGAGTCGATTCCGTGGGAGGTCTGGACCGTGCACCTGGACCTGATCAAGCACGAGAACGAGGACGAGCGCCAGCTGTGCCGGGAGAACGTCTCGGACCTGCTCTCGGAGAAGGTAATCTATATCACGGAGCTGATGAACCGGCACGACTACGTGCCCAAGACGCCCAGCCAGAGCGAGCTCGACCTGATCTTCGACACCTCCTTCCCGGACGTCCAGCCGTACCTGTTCAAGTTCGACTACTCCACTTCCGGCTCGGCGGCACCGTCCATGGGCAATGCCATGAAGAAGATGATCAAGGAGACGCTCGCGATGTGACGGGCTGGCGAAGGATCGGAAACGGATACCTCGGCTCTACCTTTAATGGCTATTCGTGTTTTAGATATTCTTTTAGGTTTTCCATTTTTCGTGTTAAATGTTCTAATGCTAGGGTAATATTTATTTGCCTGCCGGTTTATTAACTTGAGTAACTATAGGGGAAGCCCGCTTCCCGGAGCGTTGGGCTTTCCGAACACTTAGTGGTACGTAGGATGTAGGGGGCGCTCTCGGACGGGGCTGCCCGAAAGTGAGCGGGACAGAGTCGGCGAGAGGGAGATGGAACTAGTGCTTTGTAAGAAAGAAGTGCTTTGGGCGGCTGCAGATCCTAGAAAGCACCGCTAGCGAATAACGTTCCCCACCAAATCAGCATGCAAACGTTTCAAACAGGAGCTCTGATCCGCCGGTAGAGCGGCGGCACGGCGCGGCAGACGCCGTACAGATACATTAGCATATATGTGTATAACGTGTTATTCGTAAAGCCAGTGTAAATAAATGAGAAATCGGAAATATATGTGTGTAGCGCATGCAGAGAGGAGGGAGTGTTGAGGTCTGGAGGGATCTGAGGCGACGGACGGAGACGTATGTATAAAAGATTGTGATTGTACTTGTAGTGACTAAAGAGATAGTGGCGGCTCTGCGCACCCGTAGAGATcaaatatgtatgtgtatctgtatctatagATGTGTACGTTGTAAATCCATGTTTGTATGTATGTCCAGCTATAAACCTAATCGATAAATGTACTTTAAAACCTAACTACTATTGTAACTCAATCTAAGCAGAATAAATCCCTTGAAGCACACTTGTTCGACCGCTCGTTGAGATTGGGACTGTCCGTCCGTCCGTGTGCCCGCCTGGAGCTCTCCTCCCCCTACTAATATCCAACGCTAGTGCCGTTTGGACCTAGATTCGATCTCCTCTGATATTTGTTCTTTGTTTGCGACTACGGGTAGTGGGTAAAACGTTCTCCGCCTTCTCGTTTCGTTGCAGCCCCGGAGATTCTGTGCGGCGAACCCTACGGCCATGCAGTGGACTGGTGGGCCTTGGGCGTTATTGCCTGTCAGATGCTGACGCAGAAGGTAAGCTACAGCCGGCGGACTAACCCCCCTGCCGCTTTTCTAACGGCCATACTGCACTGCAGTCCCTCGATTAGCTCTTAGAACTGTGAGTATTGCTCGCGAGCCCCCTAATACCTAGCCGTAGCAGTCGTCCGACTTGGAGGGCTAAGATCTCAGTAATTCAATACCGGGGCTAATTGGATTTGAACGTACTTGTAACTGGTTTACCCCCCGATCAACATCGCACCATATAATTTAGCCGCCGGCCTACCAGCATAGTGCACTTTGCCTTCAGCTCCGGCTTTCGCTGCCCGCCAAAGACAGTCTCTAGTTTTTCGCtttttatttaagaatttTCTCAGTCTATATAAAATCATATATACTTTTGCGCATATATACGTTATAACACTATCGGTATATTTAAATGTAGGTGTCATTATTttagaactcaaaaatacaaaaaaaaagtgtgtGGGGGGTCGGGTGCGTGTTCGGTTGGCGGTGTGTGGAGCAGGAGGAGTCTTGTGGGTGTGGTGGATGTGGTGACAGGTGACAGGTCGGTCTCTTGCAAtgactaaaatttaattaaaaaattacattaattaaattaaaattataagtATAACTTTATGCCATCTTAGCGGTTGTCCTGTTTGTTGTGGTGGTTTCTATTGCTATTGCTATTGAATCTGCTCCAGATCCTTGCTGATCCTTACGGTTTTGCGTCCTTGCgtgattttgtttttacaGCTAATTGTAAGCATACCACTAACTACGTTCGTAAGCTTAAGTGGTCCTGGGGATTCGTCGGGCGTGGATTGGGTAAAGCTCTCTTACTCCCTAGGTCCTCCTCCTTAGTCCTCCTTGGATTCGCTGCTCTCCTCCGACTCCTTGGACTCGGACGACTCCTCGTTCTTCGACTCGGACTTCTCTGCCTTCTCGTTTGAGGACTTCTTTGGCTCCGAGGGCACGGCGGGCTCGgctgctggagctggagcaggagctgaAGCTGGAGTAGGAGCTGGAGCCGGGGCAGACTCGGCCACGGGCTCTGGAGCAGCGGGTGCCTCATCGATTTTTTTGGCCTCAGGTGCAGGGGCAGCCTCTACCTTCTCCTCCTTCTTCTCCGGCAGGGTCTTGGTCTGCTCAACCTCAGCAGAGGGCTGCTCCTTCACCGCCTCCGTCTCTTGCTCGGGGTTGGTTTTCAGCACAGGCGAGGGCTCGGCGGCGGACTCGGTGTTCTTCTGCTGCTCCACGGGCTGGGCCGGCTCGGGGGCGGGTGCTGGGGCGGCGGCGGCTGCGGGGGCAGCTGCGGACTTGGCCTGGGCGATCTGGGCGCCTGGCGAAACGGCGGGAGCGGACTTGGTCTCGGGCTGGGCAGGAGCGATCACCTGAATGTTGGACTCTGACTTGGCGATGGGCTCGGCGGGGGCAACGGGGGCGGAAGGCGCAGCGGGAGCGGCAGGGGCAGCCGGGGCGGCAGAAGCGGACTCCGGAGCAGCCTCTTCCTTCTTGGCAGCCTCCTTCTGTTCAATCTCGTTGATGCGCTCCTGGCGGGCGGGCTGCTCGGCAGGTGTGGCTTCCTTCTCGGCGGGAGTAGGCACTTCCAGGGACTTGGTCTCCTCGTCGACGACCTGCTTCTGGACCTCTACGTTGGCAACGGGGCTCTCCACCAGGGGAATGGCCTTGGGCTCCTCCACCTCGGACTCCGTGCGGGCGGACTTCTCCTGCTTTTTCTCGGTCTCGGCGGGGATCTCCTGAGGCTGGGCCTTGGGCTCCTCAACGGTCTTGGTCTCCTCGGGCAGGATCTTCTTCTCGGGAATGGCCGGGGCGGTTTCTACGTCCGGAGCGCTGGACTTCAGATCAGCGGTGACCTCAGGAGCGGCAGCGGCCGGGGCAGAAGTCGGAGTGGCGACAGGAGCgggagcggcggcggcagcgggaGCTGGGGCACTCTTCGGTTCAGGAACCTTCTCCGGTTCTGGCTTGGCGGGAGCTGGCTCGATGGGATTGGTCTGGACGGTCTTGCCCAGGAGCTCGGCCTTTGAGCCACCGTCGGGCTGGATGGCCACTTCCTCGTCCGGCACAGGCAGGCCCCACACGGAGACCAGGCACACGGCGGCCACGAAAAGCAGTTGGCACTTCATCCTGGAAATTGGGAGTCGGGAAACGGAAGAGGAGGTTCCAAATTAGCAATTACCAAACAAAGAGCTCGGTTTCGTTCAAATGCCTCCGCTTTTGTAATTCAATTAAGCCAGATTTGAGGAAAAAGCGGAAAATTACAATTGAATTACGGCGGAGATCGTGGACCTTGGCACTGGGACAGGGACTACTGGTGCGTCCAAATGATGCCATGCCCCCGGTTCTTCGCGGGCCGAGTCCGATAACCCACGCTGAGGCTGCCGAGATCTCGGCGCGATAAGCTTGCGGCTCTATTCAAATGCAGATCAATTGGATAAGCGCGGGTCGggtcggatcggatcggatcggtgACTTGCAAATCGGTCTTCTTTTAAGCCACCTGCTCATTTCCTAATGCTAATCAATTCGATGGTTTTATGGCCAAACAGCCATCAGGCCACCGAGCCATTAGGCCAGACAATCTAACGGAATCCGCACTGAATTTAATTAACCATTTTGAGATCCTCTTCGGGCACTCCGCTTTAGTGgcccatcaaaattttaatcaGCTTGAAGTGGAAGAAATGGTCTGAATCTTCTTTGAATAGAACACTGCGAATTTAAATACTTGCTCTAAAGCTAATATCTTCAAGCTCAGCGTTCTCCTGGGAACTAAATTCGTTTCCAGTGCAGAGGAGTGCAATTTGCGGAAAGATTGTCTCTGGCAGATATGAACTTTGCAGCGAAACGAACAGGCGGCTTGGCCGTAGAAGAACCGAAACCCCAAGCGACAAGGCACTTTTGAGGTGTTGCAACTGCCACCTTGCATCGCGTCCCGGGATGTATCTGTGGAGGCAGATACAGCAGAACACAGGTGCTGGCGGAGGTGCAGGTGCAGCCTCTGACCTTTCGGCAACAACTCTGCCTTTTCTACTCACCTCGGGTCGAAGTAGCGTTGTCTGGCGGCGAACTGCAAGACTGGGTTTCAAAAATCTCTTTCGAGTTTGGCACTATCTCACAGATACGAGACTCTTGGATTCGTTTGTTGGCGGACGAGTTCGTTTTGTGGTTCTTTTTTGGAGGTTTTCGGGGTTCGCGGCCCTGCAACAcacgcacaaaaaaaaagatgtcCAAAAAAAAGATATGTATCTGAGGGATCTGAAGATCTGAGGATCTGAGGATCTGAGTATCTGTGAGGTTCTTAATCCGCTGCGGTGCGCTGCGTTCTCACCGGTCCGGTCAGTTTCAAGAAGCACTTTGAGTGGCTGGCAGCGGCGCGGCCCGTTTTTATACAGTCGCCGGATGACGAACGTCGGACGGCGCTGCCTCGGCCGCTGCCGCAGTCGGCGCCGCAGCTGGCGCGGCAGCCAGCCGTCGGCCGAGGGCAGCAGGAAGCGGGCAGAGCGGTACCATGTCGCTGAGCTGCTCTGCTTGGGCTTTCGGCTCTTGGtcttggttttggttttggttttggttttggcctGGAGGTCGGCTGCGGCTTGGATGTCCCTTCTGTACATGGAGCGGCGTACGTGAGGGCTGGAGTCCATGCCGCACTTGGAGCTCTGCAGGATCGATCCAGCGGGTAGCAGGATATTTTTAGTCACTCTAAGCCGCCGACGTAGCCCTTTCTCCATAAATAGACagacggcggcggcggcgttgtctatttttaaagcgaaTGCAATTTGTAAGACTTCTCCTGGCGGGGGGAGCAGCAGGAGGAGCTCTGGGAGGTGCTCCACCGGGAGGACTCCGGCTATTTTTAAACCAGGATCGCGATCAAAGCCAGGCACGATTTTCAAATGCAGACTATGCCCTGCCGGGGGACGATAATATCAGCAATCAGGCAGAGCACACGGCCAGAAAAGGTCTTCGCTTCGCTTCCAATCTCTTGGAAACAATTCCGAAAGTCCTTACTGCTGGTTTTTCTAAGTGTGGCGAGAGGGCCAAAGCAAAATGCTTAATTGTGGTTTTGGCAAGGAATTGGCTTGGCAGGAGCTGGGGAGCAGAAACCGGTATTGGTATCGGAATTGGTATTGGAGGATGGTAGATGGTCGCGATGGTAGATGGTAGTTGGTAGAtggtaggtggtaggtggtaggtggtaggtggtaggGGCAGGGAAGACCTGCTGCTATCTACTAGAACTTTGGTAGCGCAGGAGGTGCATCCACATGGGAGACGGGGAACATCATTAACATAATCGAAGCGACTTGGCTCGGATCGCAGGTTCGATCGTTGATTATCTTAGAATGATAAATGCCCCTCGGGCCTCGGGAGCTGGGGGATTCTTTTTATAGACCCTGTGGGAGGGGGCATGGATCGATAGACGGATAGATGGGTGCTGGTGTGGAAAGTTCCACGCTCGTCCAATTTGCCACAGCTTACAAAATCCAAATCGAAGCCGAAAATTGAGCAACCTCATAGCGGGGACACAAAGGCCTTGCCTGAAAGACGGCCCGAGTATacagacacagatacacagGTACAGATACTTGTGCCTTGTATCTGGggatacacagatacaggTACTTTGTGTCGAAGATGCGACGACGTCTCCCGCCTCTCTAAGGTCAGACAATCGTTTGGCGGAAAAGTTCTGGCTGCGACGGGGGTCTCGAGTTAAACGTGCTCTGATTGGATTTGGAAACGCCACAAAAGACACATCAGACTCTAATTCGGATCTTACGCTAGTTATAGTTCTGTCTCCAGAACGGGCACGATAAGCTAATGACGGAGATAGTCCGACGAGATAGTCGCATGGTAACACGGCCAGACCGGACCATCTGTCGGTCATCGGGTCTTGGGTTTTTCGTTTTACGACCCGGGGTTAGGGACTACCTGCCTGCTAACCTCGGCCTGCGTAGGAGATTACCTGTAGCAGGATCTTGTAACCCAGGTCCAGAATCTATCCAGAGCTCTATGCAAATTCCTAGAAcccgaaaactgaaaactgaaaactgaaaaccttTGCTGCCGACCGCTCATTAGCGGCTTTTGAAGGTCGGCGCCGTTTTTCTCGACTGCCCCGTCACGAAAACAACAAACCGCCAGCCtcaaactgaaaactgaaaacagaaAACTAAGCTCAAATCTCATAATCtcataaatatttgcattttagAAAAATCATGCATAATtgcaattattattatttatcaaGTTGCTCAATGATTTCCACGGATAAACGGTTGGGCAAGCCATTTAGCCATTTGTGCTTTGTGATTTGTGCTTCAAGTCTTGTTCATGGCAAGTGGGATGGCGGCTGATTCTATCAGTGTTCAGGGTACAGTACAGTGAACGCTCCCAGAGACCGACGGagcatttgtttatttataacCCGAAACCGGGTGCGACGCAGGCGCTCGAGTGCCTGGTACCTGCCTAGTAGGTGTTCCAAAGTGCCTGCCTAGATTCTTTGCGACATTTTTATGCTCTTGCCTTGCATAAATATTTGCTTGCTCCGAAGAGCTCGGGAGTCTGCGTTCTGGGATCTGCGAGGCAATAAATATGTCCGGGCCAGGCGGGGGTCCAGGAGCAGGACTCGCGTGGACTGGGATGGGGATACTGCGTTGCAATCATGGACGTTGATTCGCACATTCCCACATAGGCACACAGTGTCCTCCTGGCCACGGCAGTGGCCAACAAAACGCGCCATTATCATCGGCAATACCCGGCGAGGTCCGTCATTACCATTACCATTATCATTATTGGCCGGCAGAAGTCTTGGGCCGACACCTCCTGCCCTGCCCGGGATGCACTTTATTCGCGGAGCACTTTGTTGCAAAGTGTTCTCCTTGGCTGCCACATGCCAGTGCAGCATAGAGCTCTGCAGCCCTCTGTAGTGCTtagtgcactgagagaaaggTTTGGGGCTCAGCTTAGTTCCTTTACATCAGATGTGACTCAGCTGCCCGTGGCTGTTGGCCTTCCGTCTACTACCAATTATTGTTTCTCTGCGTGCACCTGAAGATGGCTGCCGGGACTGCTGCTGCTAGACTGCTAGCTGCTTGATCGGCGAAACTAGTCTTGCCTTTGTATCTCATGGATACATAACTCTTTGTTATTGGCCTTGAA contains:
- the LOC26514226 gene encoding autophagy-related protein 101 encodes the protein MNARSQVFDLTMEGRQVDEAVATIFHTVLFHRCLGKYMYTGDAQYSIGTVGYTDVDCNFIDFTYVCCTSDSLTHKVKRAINSFSEKLRSNESCGSGQISLEFFQKKKTRWPFAQESIPWEVWTVHLDLIKHENEDERQLCRENVSDLLSEKVIYITELMNRHDYVPKTPSQSELDLIFDTSFPDVQPYLFKFDYSTSGSAAPSMGNAMKKMIKETLAM
- the LOC6501932 gene encoding protein bangles and beads gives rise to the protein MKCQLLFVAAVCLVSVWGLPVPDEEVAIQPDGGSKAELLGKTVQTNPIEPAPAKPEPEKVPEPKSAPAPAAAAAPAPVATPTSAPAAAAPEVTADLKSSAPDVETAPAIPEKKILPEETKTVEEPKAQPQEIPAETEKKQEKSARTESEVEEPKAIPLVESPVANVEVQKQVVDEETKSLEVPTPAEKEATPAEQPARQERINEIEQKEAAKKEEAAPESASAAPAAPAAPAAPSAPVAPAEPIAKSESNIQVIAPAQPETKSAPAVSPGAQIAQAKSAAAPAAAAAPAPAPEPAQPVEQQKNTESAAEPSPVLKTNPEQETEAVKEQPSAEVEQTKTLPEKKEEKVEAAPAPEAKKIDEAPAAPEPVAESAPAPAPTPASAPAPAPAAEPAVPSEPKKSSNEKAEKSESKNEESSESKESEESSESKED